A genomic region of Deinococcus metalli contains the following coding sequences:
- a CDS encoding C1 family peptidase, which yields MTHHVTRKWPQLDLRSALPPVRDQGQRGTCMAFAVTAVHEAQTLTSEAGVDLSLHLSEEVLYWGCRQGQPRGTSGASFQQAQAALTSIGQPADTFWPYDDQRDETAASYAPPSGALDPQHCRQATLRSVAFSVDTVAELLAQGYPVAVGIRIGPAFIAALGGQIPDVPDPVRLGGHAIVLVGYDEAARPGRRGEFIIRNSWGSSWGVQGHGFCSGEWLIANLVGTSAWYVAPPSVRPASPVSAL from the coding sequence ATGACCCACCACGTCACGCGAAAATGGCCGCAATTGGATCTCCGTTCCGCCCTGCCTCCCGTCCGTGATCAGGGACAGCGCGGCACCTGCATGGCGTTCGCCGTCACGGCGGTGCATGAAGCCCAGACGCTGACCTCGGAAGCGGGCGTGGATCTCTCCTTGCACCTGTCTGAGGAGGTCCTGTACTGGGGATGCCGTCAGGGGCAACCCCGGGGAACCAGCGGAGCATCCTTCCAGCAGGCGCAGGCGGCCCTGACGAGCATTGGGCAGCCGGCCGACACCTTCTGGCCCTACGACGACCAGCGAGACGAAACAGCCGCGAGTTACGCCCCGCCCAGTGGCGCGCTTGATCCCCAGCACTGTCGTCAGGCCACACTCCGCTCTGTGGCGTTCTCGGTGGACACCGTCGCGGAGCTGTTGGCCCAGGGGTATCCCGTTGCGGTAGGTATCCGCATTGGGCCTGCCTTCATAGCGGCATTAGGAGGGCAGATTCCGGATGTCCCGGATCCTGTTCGACTTGGCGGACACGCCATCGTTTTGGTCGGGTACGACGAGGCTGCGCGTCCTGGCCGGCGAGGTGAATTCATCATTCGCAATTCCTGGGGATCGAGCTGGGGAGTCCAGGGCCACGGATTCTGTTCCGGCGAGTGGTTGATCGCCAATCTTGTCGGCACGTCTGCGTGGTATGTCGCGCCACCATCGGTGCGACCGGCCTCGCCTGTCAGTGCGCTCTGA
- a CDS encoding radical SAM protein, translating into MYEPASLLSTAVPALRELRVELLRGCPLMCAHCSAFAAPHHPLALPLRRTVELISEFAQLGGRRLTLTGGEPLEYRGLDEVVAHTRQEGLELRMFSSGVIWDSGVRSSVSEDRLAALLRAEDTLMVSVYSSVPERHDQVTRVRGSFELTMQTIRAALSLGRRTEVHFVPTRLNVHELPGLVDLVARLGLPRISVLRFVPQGRGATGVEGLSLDREGYRALRHVVLRLRALYPGVDIALGSAHAFLGLKGCGPCTAAIDQLVVGADGHVSPCSAFGGYSAPDDHGNVLSESLGEVWQHSVLLQAVRGAHHAAPGCTGCLAQKALAYGRLDPLDSDPLEVDAIPTKVA; encoded by the coding sequence ATGTATGAGCCTGCGAGCCTCTTGTCGACTGCCGTTCCTGCGCTCCGCGAACTGCGCGTGGAGCTGCTGCGCGGCTGTCCCCTCATGTGCGCGCACTGCTCAGCGTTTGCCGCGCCCCACCATCCCCTTGCCCTGCCACTTCGCCGGACAGTGGAGCTCATTTCCGAGTTCGCACAGCTTGGGGGCCGGCGCCTGACCCTCACGGGCGGGGAACCGCTGGAGTACCGCGGGCTGGACGAGGTTGTGGCCCATACCCGTCAAGAGGGCCTGGAGCTCCGCATGTTTTCGTCTGGGGTCATCTGGGACAGTGGCGTGCGGTCCAGCGTCTCAGAGGACCGCCTTGCCGCCCTGCTGCGTGCGGAAGATACGTTGATGGTCAGTGTCTACAGTTCAGTTCCTGAGCGTCACGATCAGGTAACACGCGTCCGTGGAAGCTTCGAGCTGACCATGCAGACCATCCGCGCTGCCCTCTCTCTCGGGCGGCGCACCGAGGTGCATTTCGTCCCCACCCGGCTGAACGTTCACGAACTGCCCGGTCTGGTGGATCTGGTCGCTCGGCTTGGTCTTCCCAGAATCAGTGTGCTGAGGTTTGTCCCCCAGGGTCGAGGCGCCACTGGCGTAGAGGGGTTGTCTCTGGATCGCGAGGGGTACCGTGCCCTGCGCCATGTCGTTCTCCGCCTGCGGGCACTCTACCCTGGCGTGGACATTGCCCTGGGATCCGCTCACGCCTTCCTGGGGCTCAAAGGGTGTGGTCCATGCACGGCTGCCATCGATCAACTGGTCGTCGGTGCGGATGGCCACGTTTCACCCTGCAGCGCGTTCGGCGGGTACTCAGCGCCGGACGACCATGGGAACGTGCTGTCCGAGTCCCTTGGGGAGGTCTGGCAGCATTCTGTCCTCCTCCAGGCGGTGAGGGGCGCTCATCATGCCGCTCCTGGGTGCACCGGATGCCTGGCTCAGAAAGCGCTGGCGTATGGACGCCTGGATCCGCTGGACAGTGATCCACTCGAGGTAGACGCTATCCCCACGAAGGTGGCGTGA
- a CDS encoding helix-turn-helix domain-containing protein, translating to MRRKSGRAYRLTQSSRPNSQRASTCSALENANTSNVTLDHLQRIADALKVDVAELLRAD from the coding sequence ATTCGGCGTAAGAGCGGGCGAGCTTATCGACTGACTCAATCCAGCAGGCCCAACAGCCAGCGGGCGTCTACCTGCAGCGCCCTGGAGAATGCGAATACCTCGAACGTGACGCTTGACCACCTGCAGAGGATCGCGGACGCCCTGAAGGTCGATGTGGCGGAACTGCTTCGGGCTGACTAG
- a CDS encoding helix-turn-helix transcriptional regulator — translation MEQQTEYVLAAEQERHLAERVKEAREYLGLSQEFVADQIGISRPAMSALETGKRKVSSIELHRLAQLLKKPLTYFFDDDEVLSAPQDDTARALYRASKGLSEQDQQQVLRFAEFLRQAGRAPSLTSTDQS, via the coding sequence ATGGAACAGCAGACGGAGTATGTACTCGCCGCAGAGCAGGAACGGCACCTCGCCGAGCGCGTGAAGGAGGCCCGGGAGTACCTGGGGCTGTCACAGGAATTCGTCGCGGATCAGATCGGGATCTCCCGACCAGCCATGTCCGCCCTCGAGACGGGTAAGCGCAAGGTCAGCAGCATCGAACTCCACAGGCTCGCCCAGCTGCTCAAGAAGCCGCTGACGTACTTCTTCGACGACGACGAGGTGTTATCTGCGCCTCAAGATGACACGGCCCGCGCCTTGTACCGGGCGTCCAAGGGACTGAGTGAGCAGGATCAGCAGCAGGTGCTGCGGTTTGCCGAGTTCCTGCGTCAGGCTGGACGGGCGCCTTCCCTCACGTCCACGGATCAGTCTTGA
- a CDS encoding helix-turn-helix domain-containing protein, with amino-acid sequence MTPDPGQARLEEIGRRVREARIRRGWNQDVFAHHAGIHRAYIGMIENGKKDLRISTVYRLAEALDVPVISLLP; translated from the coding sequence ATGACCCCCGACCCTGGACAAGCCCGGCTCGAGGAGATCGGCCGCCGTGTGCGTGAGGCCCGGATCCGCCGTGGCTGGAACCAAGACGTCTTCGCCCACCACGCCGGCATCCACCGCGCCTACATCGGCATGATCGAGAACGGCAAGAAGGATCTAAGGATCTCGACGGTCTACCGGCTCGCAGAGGCGCTCGACGTGCCCGTCATCAGCCTCCTTCCCTAG
- a CDS encoding ImmA/IrrE family metallo-endopeptidase, translating to MNARTRALAKQRGTSAAAATHERLGTDTGRRIDVFRIIERSSVWLMFQPLDVYGLYKRIPDQGGDISGILLNAKHPPSLQRFTAAHEFGHHEMGHAESVDGEVELGLARDRVTDSMIEVEAQAFAANFLMPPRLVYTLVRQAGLPREGAEPTPQQAYLMGLEMGASYQATVTQLRALDVISPQIYSRLISVSPLHVKTQLRGGERPLNGRVDVWPLDYQDAGRVVYPRVSDELVVQLPEMPSTGYIWTAPVSTGAEPAVEVLVDQFLQGPEADENVLGGSGLRRFVLRVIHAGGAHLELRKERPWQGSGEPVDRYGIDLNITPHPAGSAERGVSARQQPFLA from the coding sequence ATGAACGCCAGAACCCGAGCCTTGGCCAAACAGCGTGGCACGTCGGCGGCGGCAGCGACACACGAACGCCTGGGGACGGACACAGGCCGCCGTATCGATGTGTTCCGCATCATCGAGCGCTCCAGCGTGTGGCTCATGTTCCAGCCGCTAGACGTCTACGGGCTTTACAAGCGGATTCCAGATCAAGGCGGCGACATCAGCGGCATTTTGTTGAACGCCAAGCATCCGCCGAGCCTGCAGCGCTTCACGGCCGCGCATGAATTCGGTCACCATGAGATGGGTCACGCCGAGAGTGTGGACGGCGAGGTTGAACTGGGCCTGGCCCGTGACCGCGTCACCGACAGTATGATCGAGGTCGAGGCGCAAGCCTTTGCAGCCAACTTTCTGATGCCGCCTCGACTGGTCTATACCCTAGTTCGCCAGGCGGGACTGCCCCGGGAAGGTGCCGAGCCGACGCCGCAGCAGGCGTACCTGATGGGTCTAGAAATGGGGGCAAGCTATCAGGCGACAGTGACCCAGTTGCGCGCCCTGGACGTGATTTCGCCGCAGATCTACAGTCGGCTGATCAGCGTCAGCCCGCTGCATGTCAAAACCCAGCTGCGCGGCGGCGAACGTCCGCTCAATGGGCGGGTGGACGTCTGGCCGCTGGATTACCAGGATGCGGGGCGGGTGGTGTATCCGCGGGTCAGTGATGAACTGGTCGTCCAGCTTCCCGAGATGCCCTCGACGGGCTATATCTGGACCGCTCCGGTCTCGACGGGAGCTGAGCCCGCAGTAGAGGTACTGGTGGATCAGTTCCTGCAGGGTCCGGAGGCGGACGAGAACGTGCTGGGTGGATCCGGACTTCGCCGGTTCGTGCTGCGGGTGATACATGCGGGAGGCGCCCATCTGGAGCTTCGCAAGGAAAGGCCATGGCAGGGTTCGGGTGAACCTGTAGACCGCTACGGCATTGACCTGAATATCACGCCCCATCCAGCAGGCAGCGCGGAGCGCGGCGTCAGCGCACGCCAGCAGCCGTTTCTGGCATGA
- a CDS encoding helix-turn-helix domain-containing protein, which produces MSNPAPSIRQRLADNVRRLRQEREWSQEDLAAHASLHHNQISVIERARSGTGIDIVEKLALAFGVRAGELID; this is translated from the coding sequence ATGTCCAATCCAGCGCCCTCCATCCGTCAGCGCTTGGCGGACAACGTGCGGCGGCTGCGGCAGGAGCGGGAATGGTCACAGGAAGACCTTGCGGCGCACGCCTCGCTGCACCACAACCAGATCAGCGTGATCGAGCGGGCCCGGAGCGGCACCGGCATTGACATCGTTGAGAAGCTCGCGCTGGCATTCGGCGTAAGAGCGGGCGAGCTTATCGACTGA
- the acpS gene encoding holo-ACP synthase, which translates to MTMAWACGVDLIDLQRWGRILEVGGEAFCERNFTAAERAWCRGDHARLAARFAAKEAAAKALGTGLRDGVETTDIEVVSAASGQPSLHLHGEAAQRARLMNLEVWRLSLSHGDQQVIAFVMACSGAARIGMP; encoded by the coding sequence ATGACGATGGCGTGGGCGTGCGGCGTCGATCTCATTGACCTTCAGCGGTGGGGCCGCATCCTTGAAGTGGGCGGTGAGGCGTTCTGCGAGCGCAATTTCACGGCCGCTGAGCGCGCCTGGTGTCGTGGAGATCACGCACGTCTCGCCGCGCGGTTTGCCGCCAAGGAGGCCGCGGCCAAGGCCCTTGGAACCGGCCTCCGTGATGGCGTTGAGACCACAGACATCGAGGTCGTCAGCGCCGCATCTGGGCAGCCGTCGTTGCACCTGCACGGTGAGGCGGCGCAGCGCGCTCGGCTCATGAACCTGGAGGTCTGGCGCCTCAGTCTGTCCCACGGTGATCAGCAGGTCATCGCGTTCGTGATGGCCTGCTCGGGCGCCGCACGTATCGGTATGCCGTGA